In one Syntrophorhabdaceae bacterium genomic region, the following are encoded:
- a CDS encoding FAD-binding oxidoreductase: GLGYERVMTTIPGAVIMPKTTEEVQKIVKICNRYKVPYVPYSTGFYGPRSHCHVKNELLICLKRLNHFEIDEKHFYIVVGPGVIYSPIQEEAMKRGAYVVVGGGGAHVSAIANLIGDGWSPLSHRIGLPHRRILGTELVLPDGEIVRTGSLALGDDPFWGDGPGPDLRGILRGYTGLRGCLGIVTKMAIKTLPFQPERLEPTGISPNTGLALPEKRVKWINYQVPNKEAQIKAMYEIGKAEIAGAVTKVPLFWRAIAKAESKEEFWQLWGKENEDTIKNFHIVRVLLIGFTSEEQMQYDENVLNDIMKEVGGIPRPTRPLDESWIKNADSAGMWVMCGSYISVDYVIDTLTQATVHGESYADLKKKYTPPLMPDYADPGWFQIFELGHQGYSEFLVYWDQDEDTTGVDQYYVETSKMNIRERFYTAVLGPLQPLYLTGPMYGPNYHEWLLKVKDEFDPLWVCHPPVPLAHDEFVNRAPWMKSIKDWKSPKKLPMPEWP; encoded by the coding sequence TGGTTTGGGATATGAAAGGGTAATGACCACGATCCCTGGCGCCGTTATCATGCCGAAGACCACGGAAGAGGTACAGAAGATTGTGAAGATATGCAATCGCTATAAGGTGCCTTATGTCCCGTACAGCACCGGTTTTTATGGTCCCCGTTCACATTGCCATGTTAAAAATGAGCTGCTTATATGCCTGAAACGGCTGAATCATTTTGAGATAGATGAGAAACACTTTTATATCGTTGTAGGCCCCGGCGTTATATATTCACCGATCCAGGAAGAGGCGATGAAGAGAGGCGCGTACGTGGTTGTCGGTGGGGGTGGCGCGCATGTATCGGCCATTGCCAATCTGATCGGTGACGGCTGGTCTCCCTTAAGCCACCGGATCGGCCTTCCTCACAGACGTATACTGGGAACAGAGCTTGTGTTGCCGGACGGGGAGATTGTAAGGACGGGATCACTTGCCCTCGGTGACGATCCCTTCTGGGGCGACGGACCCGGCCCTGATCTAAGGGGCATCCTGAGAGGGTACACGGGTTTGAGGGGATGTCTCGGGATCGTTACGAAGATGGCCATAAAGACCCTTCCTTTTCAGCCGGAACGGCTTGAGCCTACGGGCATTTCACCGAACACCGGACTGGCGCTTCCTGAGAAACGCGTGAAATGGATCAACTACCAGGTGCCGAACAAGGAGGCACAGATCAAGGCAATGTACGAGATAGGGAAGGCGGAGATCGCAGGGGCAGTAACAAAGGTCCCCCTTTTCTGGCGGGCAATTGCCAAAGCGGAATCCAAGGAGGAGTTCTGGCAGTTGTGGGGGAAGGAGAATGAAGATACAATTAAAAACTTCCATATCGTCCGCGTATTGCTCATAGGATTTACCTCTGAAGAACAGATGCAATATGATGAAAATGTGCTGAACGATATCATGAAAGAGGTCGGCGGCATACCGCGACCGACAAGACCATTGGATGAATCCTGGATCAAGAATGCGGATTCTGCCGGGATGTGGGTGATGTGCGGGTCATACATATCCGTCGATTATGTCATCGACACGCTCACTCAGGCTACGGTCCACGGGGAGAGTTATGCTGACCTGAAGAAGAAGTACACGCCGCCCCTGATGCCGGACTATGCTGATCCGGGCTGGTTCCAGATCTTCGAGCTGGGCCACCAGGGGTATTCCGAATTCCTCGTGTACTGGGATCAGGACGAAGATACGACAGGTGTCGACCAGTACTATGTGGAGACATCGAAGATGAATATACGGGAACGCTTCTATACGGCTGTTCTCGGGCCTCTTCAGCCGCTCTACTTGACGGGTCCCATGTACGGGCCGAACTATCATGAGTGGCTCTTGAAAGTAAAAGATGAATTCGATCCGCTCTGGGTTTGCCACCCGCCGGTACCTCTGGCTCATGACGAGTTTGTAAATCGTGCGCCGTGGATGAAGTCGATAAAGGACTGGAAGAGCCCAAAGAAATTACCTATGCCTGAATGGCCATAG